In the genome of Terriglobales bacterium, one region contains:
- a CDS encoding DUF5695 domain-containing protein, whose translation MADYILASDDPGLCKAPYIAAKNAIYPDTKEIQAIEYYLKNFVWGKLQMTTEEKYPYAVYGIDNWKINRDSKPTDRYGWTEHLWRPYDYPHIVLLYWSMYQIARDYPELVHYLDKDGFLERAYGTARAFYTYPWQFARWSTNDLGNYNELVIADLIAELDRVGWHDKADVLRKGWESKVEHFVNDQPDLFYSEYPFDPTAFESTGAFARYAIEQLKNPARTLKVSAPDVDRFTQEQLTGNICTRGWLEPNYWQLGVEGNLRYMSQMGGWSILDYGLYYAKNPWPYLRLGYASSLSSWALMNTGTPQSNYGYWYPGPENDGGAGSAYVPQAYGSNWFGKQQPRGAWQYSGEIDLGFSGALRDAAVIVADDPIFGRIAYGGELHALRGQTEVIPQDGVGRRFHILDGRHRVHLILDRDGFALGEPIRFDDDLREVAFKIENRNPEAGSSHITEMTVSGLPGTYEIVVDGRALTQHISISAITTTELPVERDGAQVILRRLTANRATAHGSGRTNATAQTERSSVPSEVSAQGAIQ comes from the coding sequence TTGGCCGATTACATTCTCGCCAGCGACGATCCCGGATTGTGCAAAGCCCCGTACATCGCCGCAAAGAACGCAATTTATCCAGACACAAAAGAAATTCAAGCCATCGAGTACTACCTGAAAAACTTCGTCTGGGGCAAGCTCCAGATGACGACAGAAGAGAAATATCCCTACGCGGTGTACGGAATCGATAACTGGAAGATCAACCGCGACAGCAAGCCCACCGACCGTTATGGTTGGACTGAACATTTATGGCGTCCCTACGACTATCCCCACATCGTGCTTCTTTACTGGAGCATGTACCAGATCGCGCGTGACTACCCAGAGCTTGTCCACTATCTCGACAAAGACGGATTTCTCGAGCGAGCTTATGGCACGGCGCGCGCGTTCTACACATACCCCTGGCAATTTGCTCGCTGGTCCACCAATGATCTTGGCAACTACAACGAACTAGTCATAGCCGACCTGATTGCGGAACTCGATCGCGTAGGATGGCACGATAAAGCTGATGTTTTGCGAAAAGGCTGGGAAAGCAAGGTCGAGCACTTCGTCAACGACCAACCCGATTTGTTTTACTCCGAATATCCATTTGATCCAACAGCATTCGAATCGACGGGCGCGTTTGCTCGTTACGCTATCGAGCAACTCAAGAATCCTGCCAGAACCTTGAAGGTCTCCGCTCCCGATGTGGACAGATTCACGCAGGAGCAATTGACGGGAAACATCTGCACCCGAGGCTGGCTCGAACCAAATTACTGGCAGCTCGGGGTCGAAGGTAATCTACGATACATGTCACAGATGGGCGGCTGGTCGATTCTCGATTACGGCTTGTACTACGCGAAGAATCCCTGGCCATATCTCCGTCTCGGCTATGCTTCGTCTCTGAGCTCGTGGGCGCTGATGAATACCGGAACTCCACAGTCGAATTACGGCTACTGGTACCCAGGTCCTGAAAACGATGGCGGCGCAGGAAGCGCGTATGTTCCGCAGGCATACGGCTCCAACTGGTTCGGCAAACAACAGCCACGCGGCGCCTGGCAATATAGCGGAGAGATCGATCTCGGATTCTCCGGCGCGCTGCGAGACGCTGCCGTAATCGTCGCCGATGATCCAATCTTCGGCCGCATTGCGTACGGAGGCGAACTGCACGCGCTCCGAGGTCAAACGGAAGTAATTCCACAAGACGGAGTCGGAAGGCGCTTCCACATCCTCGATGGCCGCCATCGTGTTCACCTGATTCTCGATCGCGATGGATTTGCGCTGGGCGAGCCCATTCGCTTCGACGATGATTTGCGGGAGGTCGCGTTCAAAATTGAGAATCGAAATCCAGAAGCTGGCTCATCGCATATTACCGAGATGACGGTTTCTGGTCTGCCGGGAACCTACGAAATCGTCGTTGATGGCAGAGCACTCACTCAGCACATCAGTATCTCGGCAATCACAACTACCGAGCTTCCGGTCGAGCGCGATGGCGCACAAGTTATTCTGCGCCGCTTGACAGCTAATCGGGCCACTGCCCATGGTAGTGGCAGGACAAATGCCACCGCGCAAACCGAGAGATCGAGCGTTCCATCTGAGGTCAGCGCGCAAGGGGCGATACAGTAA
- a CDS encoding CRTAC1 family protein has translation MPETSGAGCAFLDYDNDGWMDIYLVNSGPCDFYTPPTPLKNALYRNNRDGTFTDVTLKAGVPGNAYGMGTAVGDYDRDGFPDLYVTQYPRSILYHNNGDGTFADVTAKAGVAAPGWATSAVWFDYDNDGLLDLFVCRFVDFSKSKNIYCGSEQMRVYCMPNVYPGMPCWLFHNNGDGTFTDVSKESGIATQAAKAWGVVAADINNDGWMDLFVSNDKIANFLFANRKSKFEDLGALSGVAYNVMGLARSGMGVDAGDFDQDGWLDLFVTNVDQEMFSLYRNNHDETFDDVAASAGIATDTKFLSGWGVKFLDYDNDSNLDLFMCDGHPDTMVNRRIPNVTYSEPMLVFHNDGKTWKNVSRDSGPIFSKSFAARGLAIGDFNNDGSVDVLVSVNDGAPILLRNNAGSQNHWLGLRLIGKKANIDAIGAKITYRAGDLHRHAWKVGGGGFLSSHDPRVVLGLGQQKKVDWLEIKWPQPSGKTERFTNLPIDRYVTIVEGEGKWT, from the coding sequence ATGCCTGAGACTTCAGGGGCGGGATGCGCCTTCCTCGATTACGACAACGACGGATGGATGGATATCTATCTGGTTAACAGCGGTCCTTGCGACTTCTATACGCCTCCAACTCCGCTGAAAAACGCGCTCTATCGCAACAATCGCGACGGAACCTTCACTGACGTTACCCTGAAAGCCGGTGTGCCGGGAAATGCGTACGGAATGGGAACTGCCGTTGGCGATTACGATCGCGATGGATTCCCCGACCTTTACGTGACGCAATATCCGCGCAGTATCCTGTATCACAATAATGGCGACGGCACTTTCGCTGATGTCACTGCGAAGGCAGGTGTAGCGGCGCCAGGCTGGGCCACGAGCGCGGTATGGTTCGACTATGACAACGACGGCCTTCTGGATCTCTTCGTCTGCCGCTTCGTCGACTTCAGCAAGTCGAAAAACATTTACTGCGGTAGCGAGCAGATGCGCGTGTACTGCATGCCGAATGTGTATCCCGGAATGCCGTGCTGGTTGTTTCACAACAATGGCGACGGAACGTTCACCGATGTAAGCAAAGAATCGGGGATCGCGACGCAAGCGGCTAAAGCGTGGGGAGTGGTTGCCGCAGACATCAACAATGACGGCTGGATGGATCTGTTTGTCAGCAACGATAAGATCGCCAATTTCCTGTTTGCTAATCGCAAGAGCAAATTCGAAGACTTAGGCGCGCTCTCAGGCGTGGCATATAACGTCATGGGGCTTGCGCGTTCCGGAATGGGAGTCGATGCCGGCGATTTCGACCAGGACGGCTGGCTCGATCTGTTCGTCACCAATGTCGATCAGGAGATGTTCTCGCTTTATCGCAACAACCACGATGAAACCTTCGACGACGTAGCTGCCTCCGCCGGCATTGCAACGGATACAAAGTTCTTAAGCGGCTGGGGAGTTAAGTTCCTCGACTACGATAACGACAGCAACCTCGATCTATTCATGTGCGATGGCCATCCAGACACCATGGTGAATCGCCGCATTCCCAATGTGACTTACTCCGAGCCTATGCTCGTCTTTCACAACGATGGAAAGACGTGGAAGAATGTCAGCCGTGACAGCGGCCCAATCTTCTCGAAGTCCTTTGCGGCGCGCGGACTCGCGATTGGAGATTTCAATAACGATGGCTCGGTTGATGTGCTCGTGTCAGTAAACGATGGAGCGCCGATTCTCCTTCGCAACAATGCCGGAAGTCAGAACCACTGGCTTGGGCTGCGCTTGATTGGGAAGAAGGCAAACATCGACGCGATCGGCGCCAAGATTACTTACCGGGCCGGAGACTTACATCGGCACGCGTGGAAAGTTGGTGGCGGAGGATTTCTCTCCTCCCACGATCCGCGCGTCGTTCTTGGTTTGGGTCAGCAAAAGAAGGTCGATTGGCTGGAGATCAAGTGGCCGCAACCCAGCGGAAAGACGGAGCGATTCACGAACCTTCCAATCGATCGCTACGTCACCATTGTCGAGGGCGAAGGGAAGTGGACGTAA
- a CDS encoding tetratricopeptide repeat protein translates to MRRSVGQHNRAARVHLFALSIALLVIPIQLRCLQSRFPDGSQNSNAETELQIGTQLTRSGHFQKAIPHLLAAQGGVSNQYAAEFNLALCYVATRQSTQAIPILTELRRNHESAQIENLLAQAYVGVGDSKAALDALKRAAAITPDNEKLYAFVADACTEAQNYELGLDVVDVGLQHLPNSAALHYQRAMFLSSLDEFDAAKPDFELARKLGAGSDIGYLALAQQNLLAGKVEEAVRSAREAIGAGHEDYRLLTILGEGLLRSGITPAQPQFAEAKSALSNAVKLRPSYSDAQLALGKLELISHHVNEAISHLEQARSLAPHNPAVYSQLAAAYREHGDAQKAEETLAVLAQLNREQVEKISSAPGERKPVAGASNANRRGTPKNQYRSR, encoded by the coding sequence ATGCGGCGGTCGGTCGGACAGCATAACCGTGCGGCAAGGGTCCACTTGTTTGCGCTGTCGATCGCACTGCTGGTGATCCCTATTCAGCTTCGCTGTCTGCAATCGAGGTTTCCCGATGGAAGCCAAAACAGCAACGCCGAGACCGAGCTGCAAATCGGAACTCAGCTCACTCGCTCCGGACATTTTCAAAAAGCCATACCGCACCTGCTTGCCGCGCAAGGTGGAGTATCAAATCAATATGCGGCTGAATTCAATCTAGCGCTTTGCTATGTAGCCACTCGACAAAGCACGCAAGCGATTCCGATTCTTACCGAGCTTCGCCGCAATCACGAGAGCGCCCAAATAGAGAATCTGCTCGCACAGGCCTACGTAGGAGTTGGCGACTCTAAAGCAGCACTCGATGCGCTGAAGCGCGCGGCGGCTATAACTCCGGATAACGAGAAACTCTATGCCTTCGTGGCAGATGCCTGCACCGAAGCTCAGAACTATGAACTCGGCCTCGATGTAGTCGACGTGGGCCTGCAGCATCTTCCCAATTCGGCGGCTTTGCATTATCAGCGCGCGATGTTTTTGTCATCACTTGACGAATTCGATGCGGCGAAGCCTGACTTCGAGTTGGCAAGAAAGCTCGGAGCCGGCAGCGATATCGGATATCTTGCTCTGGCACAGCAGAATCTGCTCGCAGGCAAAGTCGAAGAGGCGGTTCGCTCTGCTCGCGAGGCCATTGGCGCTGGCCATGAAGACTATCGTTTATTGACCATTTTGGGAGAAGGACTGCTGCGGTCTGGTATCACTCCCGCACAGCCACAATTTGCTGAGGCCAAGTCGGCACTCAGTAACGCCGTGAAGCTGCGGCCTAGCTATTCGGATGCGCAACTCGCTCTCGGGAAGCTCGAGTTAATCTCGCACCATGTGAACGAGGCGATTTCGCACCTCGAGCAGGCGCGCTCCCTCGCTCCTCACAATCCAGCAGTCTATTCCCAACTAGCTGCTGCATATCGCGAACACGGCGATGCGCAGAAGGCGGAGGAGACACTCGCAGTATTGGCGCAGCTGAATCGTGAGCAAGTGGAAAAGATTAGCTCCGCGCCGGGAGAACGCAAGCCGGTGGCGGGAGCGAGCAACGCCAATCGGAGAGGAACACCTAAAAATCAGTACCGTTCCCGATAG